One Vigna unguiculata cultivar IT97K-499-35 chromosome 7, ASM411807v1, whole genome shotgun sequence genomic region harbors:
- the LOC114189522 gene encoding RNA-binding protein BRN1 isoform X1 produces the protein MAEVKEESKSSSEESVKLFVGQVPKRMTEDEVLAMFKEFALVDEVNIIRDKVSRASRGCCFLICPSREEADKAVNACHNKKTLPGASSPLQVKYADGELERLEHKLFIGMLPKNISEDEVSDLFSKYGNIKDLQILRGSQQTSKGCAFLKYETKEQAVAALEAINGKHTMEGSSVPLVVKWADTEKERQTRRAQKAQSQVANMPHADPQQPSLYGAVPMGYVPPYNGYGYQAPGGYGLMPYRFPPMQNQPGFHNMNMNQVNAVRPELGHSMNPRNYPAPPASYMGSYPAMPGIQHPMVYPRGMASPRPVSSSLGSVSPGGGNSNYSSSGASKSSNGQIEGPPGANLFIYHIPQEYGDQELADAFQQFGRVLSAKIFVDKATGVSKCFGFVSYDTPEAAQSAISMMNGCQLGGKKLKVQLKRDNKQSKLY, from the exons ATGGCGGAGGTGAAGGAAGAGAGTAAATCGAGTAGCGAGGAGAGTGTGAAGCTGTTCGTAGGTCAAGTGCCGAAGCGCATGACGGAGGATGAAGTGCTTGCAATGTTCAAGGAGTTCGCGTTGGTTGACGAGGTCAACATCATCAGAGACAAAGTTTCTCGTGCCTCCCGAG GATGCTGCTTTCTGATTTGTCCGTCCAGGGAAGAAGCGGATAAGGCGGTCAATGCCTGTCACAACAAGAAAACGCTGCCTGGG GCTTCCAGTCCGTTGCAAGTGAAGTATGCTGATGGCGAATTGGAAAGATTAG AACACAAACTCTTTATTGGCATGCTTCCAAAGAATATTTCTGAAGATGAGGTCTCGGATCTTTTCTCAAAGTATGGAAACATAAAGGATTTACAGATTTTAAGAGGTTCCCAGCAGACAAGTAAAG GGTGTGCATTTTTGAAGTATGAAACCAAAGAACAGGCCGTAGCTGCTCTTGAGGCCATCAATGGAAAGCATACAATGGAG GGTTCAAGTGTTCCTTTGGTTGTTAAATGGGCAGATACTGAAAAGGAAAGACAAACTCGAAGGGCTCAAAAAGCGCAGTCCCAAGTTGCTAACATGCCTCATGCTGATCCTCAACAACCCTCATTATATGGAGCCGTGCCAATGGGTTATGTTCCTCCATATAATGGATATGGTTATCAG GCTCCTGGGGGTTATGGGCTCATGCCATACCGTTTTCCACCAATGCAGAATCAACCAGGTTTTCATAATATGAACATGAACCAAGTAAATGCAGTGAGGCCTGAACTTGGTCACAGTATGAACCCTAGAAATTATCCTGCCCCTCCTGCAAGTTACATGGGCTCATATCCTGCCATGCCAGGTATACAGCATCCAATGGTATATCCCAGAGGAATGGCAAGTCCGAGGCCAGTGAGTAGTTCTCTTGGTTCTGTTTCACCTGGAGGTGGGAATAGCAACTACTCATCTTCAGGTGCCAGCAAAAGTTCCAATGGTCAGATTGAAG GACCACCCGGtgccaatttatttatttatcacatTCCTCAAGAATACGGAGATCAAGAGCTGGCAGATGCATTTCAGCAGTTTGGTAGAGTTTTGAGTGCTAAAATTTTTGTTGATAAAGCGACTGGTGTAAGCAAATGTTTTG GGTTTGTTAGTTACGATACTCCAGAAGCTGCTCAATCTGCCATTAGTATGATGAACGGTTGCCAATTAGGTGGTAAGAAATTAAAGGTTCAGCTTAAGAGGGACAACAAACAGAGTAAGCTTtactga
- the LOC114189522 gene encoding RNA-binding protein BRN1 isoform X2, with amino-acid sequence MAEVKEESKSSSEESVKLFVGQVPKRMTEDEVLAMFKEFALVDEVNIIRDKVSRASRGCCFLICPSREEADKAVNACHNKKTLPGASSPLQVKYADGELERLEHKLFIGMLPKNISEDEVSDLFSKYGNIKDLQILRGSQQTSKGCAFLKYETKEQAVAALEAINGKHTMEGSSVPLVVKWADTEKERQTRRAQKAQSQVANMPHADPQQPSLYGAVPMGYVPPYNGYGYQNQPGFHNMNMNQVNAVRPELGHSMNPRNYPAPPASYMGSYPAMPGIQHPMVYPRGMASPRPVSSSLGSVSPGGGNSNYSSSGASKSSNGQIEGPPGANLFIYHIPQEYGDQELADAFQQFGRVLSAKIFVDKATGVSKCFGFVSYDTPEAAQSAISMMNGCQLGGKKLKVQLKRDNKQSKLY; translated from the exons ATGGCGGAGGTGAAGGAAGAGAGTAAATCGAGTAGCGAGGAGAGTGTGAAGCTGTTCGTAGGTCAAGTGCCGAAGCGCATGACGGAGGATGAAGTGCTTGCAATGTTCAAGGAGTTCGCGTTGGTTGACGAGGTCAACATCATCAGAGACAAAGTTTCTCGTGCCTCCCGAG GATGCTGCTTTCTGATTTGTCCGTCCAGGGAAGAAGCGGATAAGGCGGTCAATGCCTGTCACAACAAGAAAACGCTGCCTGGG GCTTCCAGTCCGTTGCAAGTGAAGTATGCTGATGGCGAATTGGAAAGATTAG AACACAAACTCTTTATTGGCATGCTTCCAAAGAATATTTCTGAAGATGAGGTCTCGGATCTTTTCTCAAAGTATGGAAACATAAAGGATTTACAGATTTTAAGAGGTTCCCAGCAGACAAGTAAAG GGTGTGCATTTTTGAAGTATGAAACCAAAGAACAGGCCGTAGCTGCTCTTGAGGCCATCAATGGAAAGCATACAATGGAG GGTTCAAGTGTTCCTTTGGTTGTTAAATGGGCAGATACTGAAAAGGAAAGACAAACTCGAAGGGCTCAAAAAGCGCAGTCCCAAGTTGCTAACATGCCTCATGCTGATCCTCAACAACCCTCATTATATGGAGCCGTGCCAATGGGTTATGTTCCTCCATATAATGGATATGGTTATCAG AATCAACCAGGTTTTCATAATATGAACATGAACCAAGTAAATGCAGTGAGGCCTGAACTTGGTCACAGTATGAACCCTAGAAATTATCCTGCCCCTCCTGCAAGTTACATGGGCTCATATCCTGCCATGCCAGGTATACAGCATCCAATGGTATATCCCAGAGGAATGGCAAGTCCGAGGCCAGTGAGTAGTTCTCTTGGTTCTGTTTCACCTGGAGGTGGGAATAGCAACTACTCATCTTCAGGTGCCAGCAAAAGTTCCAATGGTCAGATTGAAG GACCACCCGGtgccaatttatttatttatcacatTCCTCAAGAATACGGAGATCAAGAGCTGGCAGATGCATTTCAGCAGTTTGGTAGAGTTTTGAGTGCTAAAATTTTTGTTGATAAAGCGACTGGTGTAAGCAAATGTTTTG GGTTTGTTAGTTACGATACTCCAGAAGCTGCTCAATCTGCCATTAGTATGATGAACGGTTGCCAATTAGGTGGTAAGAAATTAAAGGTTCAGCTTAAGAGGGACAACAAACAGAGTAAGCTTtactga